The Pongo abelii isolate AG06213 chromosome 7, NHGRI_mPonAbe1-v2.0_pri, whole genome shotgun sequence genome contains the following window.
GGTGGTCGGTAAAGCTGTGTAACCCAGGAGAGATGGAGCTAATAGGCGATGGGAAGAGGCTGTTTTTTAATGTGCTTGGTGAGATCTCCTCGATCTTGTAAGAGATGGAGTGGAAGTAGTGAGGGGCAAGCTTGGCGCTGAAGGAGTTCTGCGGTGCCACCGAGCGGCCGCCATAGTCCTGCGAGCGGTAGCAGGTGCAGGAGCACACAGACTGCAGGTCCGGGACGTCCGCCTTGTACCTGGGCCGGCTGGGCCGCGGCTCCTCAGGGATGTGAATGACCATGCTGTTGCGGTTTCCGgcgagggatgccctctcttcaGCATCCCGCCGCTCATCCTCACTGTTCATGGTCAAGAACCTGAGGACGACCAGGTTGAGGAAGGCCCCGATGACCGTCAGCCCCACCAGGATATACATAAAGCTAAAGGCCACGTAGAGCGGCTTCTTCTGCAGGGCGCCCTTGGTCTGCAGGGCCACGTAGTCCCCGAACCCAATGGTAGTCAACGTGATGAAGCAGTAGTAGTAGGCGTGGAAGAAGCTCCACTCCTCACACTGGGAGAAGGCGGCCGCCCCGATGCACAGCGTCCCCATGCAGGAGAAGAAGCCCACAGTCACCATGTTCTCCATAGACACGTCAGTGTTGCGCATGCCACAGCACTTCTTAATGCGCTTCAGCAGGTAGCGCACGAAGGTGTTCATGCGCTCGCCCAGGCTCTGGAACATGACCAGCGTCAGCGGGATGCCCAGCACGGCGTAGAACATGCAGAAGGCCTTGCCCGCATCGGTGCCAGGTGCAGCGTGCCCATAACCTGTGGGAAGGGGATGAGAAGAACAGAGAGAGCAAGTGAGGAGGGGTCTAGAGGTTAGGGGAAGGGGGGTCGACTTGGTGCAGTACAATGCAGAGGGACCTGGTACTGGGGGAATTTCCTCCGCAGGGTAGAGGGGCATGGCCATATCTTGGAGGGAGGAGAACAAAGGAGAGCCACTTTCTGAGAAGTCACATGAGCTTGGGAGAtagcggggtgggggggggggtagGAACATTTCAGTAGGGCGGGGATTTGGGATGTGCTGggatggaagggaagagaaaaaagaagaaccaATATCACTTGCAGTATGCCACTGAGAGGGGATGGAGGAACATTCTAATGCCATCTTAGAGCCACATAaaggctttaaaaagaaaaaagcagattcACTACTAAGAACTCCAAAAGTATCAAGCCCAAGGGAGAAACCTCTCTATGTCCACTATGGATTGACATGAAGAGTGGATTTTCAAAGAATGATACCtgccatgggccaggcacagtgctgaaTCCTCTTACAGACATCACCTCATTCTAGCCTCTAAACCACCATAATGATTCCAACCCCACTAACAAGAAAACTGAGTTAGTTACTTAATAGCAGGGTAGCTTGATTTCTTCAGAGTTGGGATTTCAGCCCAGAGTTTTCAACTGCCAAGAATGAGGCTCAAAAGCAGAGACTTTGAATCAAGAGAGGCAATTGTAGAGT
Protein-coding sequences here:
- the KCNK9 gene encoding potassium channel subfamily K member 9, with the protein product MKRQNVRTLSLIVCTFTYLLVGAAVFDALESDHEMREEEKLKAEEIRIKGKYNISSEDYRQLELVILQSEPHRAGVQWKFAGSFYFAITVITTIGYGHAAPGTDAGKAFCMFYAVLGIPLTLVMFQSLGERMNTFVRYLLKRIKKCCGMRNTDVSMENMVTVGFFSCMGTLCIGAAAFSQCEEWSFFHAYYYCFITLTTIGFGDYVALQTKGALQKKPLYVAFSFMYILVGLTVIGAFLNLVVLRFLTMNSEDERRDAEERASLAGNRNSMVIHIPEEPRPSRPRYKADVPDLQSVCSCTCYRSQDYGGRSVAPQNSFSAKLAPHYFHSISYKIEEISPSTLKNSLFPSPISSISPGLHSFTDHQRLMKRRKSV